A single genomic interval of Shewanella halotolerans harbors:
- a CDS encoding NAD-glutamate dehydrogenase translates to MALKDAMPSVLLENVVSLIHSKVPNTQAKQVEQFATCIYAHMSKDDLQHRNDSDLYGAVLSLWNAANKTPVGETHIRVFNPSQSKHGWKSSHSIIEVIQPDMPFLVDSVGMALNRMGITTHMMLHTPLTVKRDQGVITGVSYNDDKDESNDKVAVFLIEVDRLSSDADIKSLEKEIQSVLGDVAASVNDWQAMSNKLSETIAELPSRPFPGEKRELDEAINFLTYLNNHHFTLLGYRRYDLHKVEGDLELLPVNETSLGLMNVPGKPKTSKGLMLSSLSDTARKEALDSSLLILTKSTEKSRVHRPAYVDYIGIKRFDEQGNVIGEDRFIGLYASNLYNRSPREIPLLAEKIQRVLDDSGLTQHSHDYKALMHILETLPRDEIVQARESELASMAHGVLEMQDRDKLKLFVRKDGFGRFLSCLVYVSKDRYNTKLREDTQRILAQHFNTKEDVEFTTYFSESTLARTHYIVKVDNNITDVDVAAIENNLIEAARSWEDKLNTALITAQGEESGNRLVKRYVNAFPRSYKEDVLPSSAVVDIEHLEALDDDHKLGMLFYQPQETALKDNKVRLKLFHKDEPIHLSDVLPMLENFGLRVINERPYEVMTADGSTFWILDFLMTVQGAAVDNLADSQDRFQTALSQVWRKELEDDGFNRLVLATGLSGREVSVLRAYAKYMRQIDATFSQAYIEETFSSYPQIADLLVKMFIRKFNPKLKTRTLAKFVEQIDMRLEDVSSLDDDRIIRRYLDLINATLRTNFYQVLPDGSNKPYVSFKFSPEEIPEMPRPLPKFEIFVYSPRVEGVHLRGGKVARGGLRWSDRREDFRTEVLGLVKAQQVKNTVIVPVGAKGGFVCKQLPTEGGRDAFFTEGQECYRLFIRGLLDISDNIVEGEIVPPANVVRHDEDDPYLVVAADKGTATFSDIANAISEEYGFWLGDAFASGGSNGYDHKKMGITARGAWESVKRHFREIGIDCQTTDFTCLAIGDMAGDVFGNGMLLSEHTRLVTAFNHMHIFIDPNPDAASSYKERARLFEMPRSSWEDYNKDLISKGGGIFLRSAKSITLTPEMKKMLDTKKASMTPNELLKELLKMKVDLIWNGGIGTYIKATSETHAEVGDRANDALRVNGNEVQARIIGEGGNLGCTQLGRIEYAANGGRMNTDFVDNVGGVDCSDNEVNIKILLNAMVAEGEMTVKQRNRLLVEMTDEVSRIVLQDCKDQTRTISVTQVRGAEQLKEQIRFIHYLEKEDKLDRALEFLPTDDELAERLANGKSLTRPELSVLVAYAKMVLKEQLLTPEITDDSFLSQLLIEYFPRQLQEKYSERMVTHPLRAEIIATSLANELVNDMGLNFVQRMQDETGASVAEAAICYTMAREVFGLAELTKSITALNGVVPAVVQGEMLHQLRRNLRRACRWFLRHRNRNQSIEQVVAFFSPVFQELRQNVHQYLVEDEVNGIRAEIAALVKEGVPEQVATDVVNMSTLFSALDISQIAELEDKPVALVAETYYKLGARIDLHWFLEQISAQPVANHWQALARAAFREELDWQQRSLSSAVLRTCPSVCDADAIIDQWVESNQGLLERWFHMLADFKTSQTHEFAKFSVALRELNLLILHCEGQS, encoded by the coding sequence ATGGCCTTGAAAGATGCAATGCCTTCAGTACTACTCGAGAACGTAGTCAGCCTAATTCATTCGAAAGTTCCCAATACACAAGCCAAACAAGTTGAACAGTTCGCAACTTGTATTTATGCCCACATGTCGAAAGATGACTTGCAACACCGCAATGACAGTGATCTTTACGGCGCCGTCCTCAGCCTTTGGAATGCCGCGAACAAGACGCCAGTTGGCGAGACCCATATTCGCGTGTTTAACCCGAGTCAATCTAAGCATGGTTGGAAATCATCCCACTCAATTATCGAGGTGATTCAACCGGATATGCCTTTCCTTGTTGACTCTGTAGGCATGGCGCTTAACCGCATGGGCATCACCACTCATATGATGCTGCACACGCCATTGACCGTGAAGCGTGACCAGGGCGTGATCACCGGTGTTAGCTACAATGACGACAAGGACGAGAGCAACGACAAGGTTGCCGTATTCCTGATCGAAGTCGACAGACTGAGCAGCGACGCCGATATCAAGAGCCTGGAAAAAGAGATTCAATCTGTATTGGGTGACGTGGCTGCATCGGTCAACGACTGGCAGGCGATGTCGAACAAGCTGAGCGAGACCATCGCCGAGCTGCCTAGTCGTCCGTTCCCCGGTGAGAAGCGTGAGCTCGATGAGGCCATCAACTTCCTGACTTATTTGAACAACCATCATTTCACCCTGCTGGGTTATCGCCGTTACGACCTGCACAAGGTCGAGGGCGATCTCGAGCTGCTGCCGGTTAACGAGACCAGCCTGGGTCTGATGAACGTACCAGGTAAGCCTAAGACCTCAAAAGGACTCATGCTTTCCAGCCTGTCAGATACCGCACGTAAAGAAGCACTCGACAGCAGTCTGCTGATCCTGACCAAGAGCACAGAGAAGAGCCGTGTTCACCGCCCAGCTTATGTCGACTATATCGGCATCAAACGTTTCGACGAGCAGGGTAACGTTATTGGTGAAGACAGATTCATCGGCCTGTACGCCTCAAACCTGTATAACCGTAGTCCACGTGAGATCCCGCTACTGGCAGAGAAGATCCAGCGCGTACTGGACGACTCTGGCCTGACGCAACATTCTCATGACTACAAGGCCCTGATGCACATTCTGGAAACCTTGCCGCGTGACGAGATCGTTCAGGCACGGGAATCTGAACTGGCCAGCATGGCCCACGGCGTACTCGAGATGCAAGATCGCGACAAACTCAAGTTGTTTGTGCGCAAGGATGGCTTTGGTCGTTTCCTCTCTTGCCTGGTTTACGTCTCTAAAGACAGATACAACACTAAGCTGCGTGAAGATACTCAACGTATTCTGGCGCAGCACTTCAATACTAAAGAAGATGTTGAATTTACAACTTATTTCTCTGAGTCTACGCTCGCGCGTACTCACTATATAGTCAAAGTCGATAATAATATTACGGATGTAGATGTGGCTGCCATCGAAAACAATCTAATTGAAGCTGCGCGTTCATGGGAAGACAAGTTAAACACAGCGCTGATCACTGCCCAAGGCGAAGAGTCTGGCAACCGTTTGGTCAAACGTTATGTGAACGCGTTCCCACGTAGCTACAAAGAAGATGTGTTGCCTAGCTCTGCCGTGGTGGATATCGAGCACTTAGAAGCGCTGGACGACGATCACAAGCTTGGCATGCTCTTCTATCAGCCACAGGAAACTGCGCTTAAAGACAACAAGGTGCGCCTGAAACTCTTCCATAAAGATGAGCCAATCCATCTGTCAGATGTATTGCCTATGCTGGAAAACTTCGGCCTGCGTGTGATCAACGAGCGTCCATATGAAGTGATGACCGCCGATGGTTCTACCTTCTGGATCCTTGACTTCTTGATGACGGTACAAGGCGCGGCGGTTGATAACCTGGCCGACAGCCAAGATAGATTCCAGACAGCTTTGTCACAGGTATGGCGTAAAGAGCTGGAAGATGATGGCTTTAACCGTCTGGTATTGGCGACGGGTCTGTCTGGCCGCGAAGTGTCAGTGCTACGTGCCTATGCTAAATATATGCGTCAGATCGATGCCACCTTCAGTCAGGCCTACATCGAAGAGACCTTTAGCAGCTATCCACAGATAGCCGATCTGCTGGTGAAGATGTTTATCCGTAAGTTTAACCCTAAGCTGAAGACTCGTACTCTGGCTAAGTTTGTTGAACAGATCGATATGCGTCTGGAAGATGTGTCTAGCCTGGATGACGACCGTATCATTCGCCGTTACCTGGATCTGATCAACGCCACGCTGCGTACCAACTTCTATCAGGTGCTGCCAGACGGTAGCAACAAGCCATATGTGTCATTCAAGTTCTCGCCAGAAGAGATCCCTGAGATGCCACGTCCGCTGCCTAAGTTTGAGATCTTCGTCTACTCACCAAGGGTAGAGGGTGTTCACCTGCGTGGTGGCAAGGTTGCCCGCGGTGGTCTGCGCTGGTCTGACCGTCGTGAAGACTTCCGTACCGAGGTACTGGGTCTGGTGAAAGCACAGCAGGTGAAGAACACAGTTATCGTACCTGTGGGCGCCAAGGGGGGCTTCGTCTGTAAGCAACTGCCGACCGAAGGTGGCCGCGATGCCTTCTTCACCGAAGGCCAAGAGTGTTACCGCCTGTTTATCCGCGGTCTGCTGGATATCTCTGACAACATCGTCGAAGGCGAAATCGTTCCGCCGGCAAACGTGGTTCGTCACGATGAAGACGATCCATATCTGGTTGTGGCGGCCGACAAAGGTACCGCGACTTTCTCAGATATCGCTAACGCTATCTCTGAAGAGTATGGCTTCTGGCTAGGCGACGCCTTCGCATCGGGTGGTAGCAACGGTTACGACCATAAGAAGATGGGTATCACGGCGCGCGGCGCGTGGGAATCGGTTAAGCGTCACTTCCGTGAGATCGGCATCGATTGCCAGACCACAGATTTCACCTGTTTGGCTATTGGTGATATGGCCGGTGACGTATTCGGTAACGGTATGCTGCTCTCTGAGCACACTCGTCTGGTGACGGCATTTAACCACATGCATATCTTCATCGACCCGAATCCGGATGCGGCCAGCAGTTATAAAGAGCGTGCACGTCTGTTCGAGATGCCACGTTCAAGCTGGGAAGATTACAATAAAGATTTGATCTCTAAGGGCGGTGGCATATTCCTGCGCTCGGCCAAGTCGATCACCCTGACGCCAGAAATGAAGAAGATGCTGGATACCAAGAAGGCATCTATGACACCAAACGAGCTGCTTAAAGAGCTGCTGAAGATGAAGGTGGATCTGATCTGGAACGGTGGTATCGGTACCTACATCAAGGCGACCAGCGAGACGCACGCCGAGGTGGGCGACCGCGCCAACGACGCACTGCGCGTCAACGGTAACGAGGTTCAGGCCCGTATCATAGGCGAGGGTGGTAATTTAGGTTGTACCCAGCTGGGTCGTATCGAATACGCCGCCAACGGTGGCCGCATGAACACCGACTTCGTGGATAACGTGGGTGGTGTGGATTGTTCGGATAACGAAGTTAACATCAAGATCTTGCTGAACGCCATGGTGGCCGAAGGTGAGATGACGGTGAAACAGCGTAACCGTCTGCTTGTTGAGATGACAGACGAAGTTAGCCGCATCGTACTGCAAGACTGTAAGGATCAGACGCGTACCATCTCTGTGACTCAGGTGCGCGGCGCCGAGCAGTTGAAAGAGCAGATCCGCTTCATCCATTATCTGGAGAAGGAAGACAAGCTAGACAGAGCGCTCGAGTTCCTGCCGACCGATGATGAGTTAGCAGAGCGTTTGGCGAACGGTAAGTCACTGACTCGCCCAGAGCTTTCTGTACTGGTGGCTTACGCCAAGATGGTATTGAAAGAGCAACTGCTCACGCCGGAAATTACTGACGATTCATTCTTGAGTCAGCTGCTTATCGAATACTTCCCTCGACAGCTACAGGAGAAGTACAGCGAGCGTATGGTTACCCATCCGCTGCGCGCCGAAATCATTGCCACCTCTTTGGCCAACGAGTTGGTTAACGATATGGGCTTAAATTTCGTTCAGCGTATGCAAGATGAGACAGGTGCCTCAGTCGCCGAAGCCGCAATCTGCTACACTATGGCTCGTGAAGTATTTGGTTTAGCTGAATTAACTAAATCGATCACGGCGCTAAACGGTGTGGTACCTGCTGTGGTTCAGGGTGAGATGCTGCATCAGTTGCGTCGTAATCTACGCCGCGCGTGTCGTTGGTTCTTACGTCATCGTAACCGTAACCAAAGCATCGAGCAGGTTGTGGCCTTCTTTAGCCCAGTGTTCCAGGAACTTCGTCAGAACGTTCATCAGTATCTGGTGGAAGATGAAGTTAACGGCATCCGCGCCGAGATTGCAGCGCTGGTGAAAGAAGGAGTTCCAGAGCAGGTGGCGACCGACGTCGTCAACATGAGCACGCTCTTCTCTGCACTGGACATCTCACAAATTGCCGAGCTGGAAGACAAGCCTGTAGCCTTGGTTGCCGAGACCTACTACAAGTTAGGTGCTCGTATCGACTTGCACTGGTTCCTCGAGCAGATAAGTGCCCAGCCTGTGGCTAACCACTGGCAGGCGCTTGCGAGAGCGGCATTTAGGGAAGAACTCGATTGGCAACAACGTTCACTGAGTTCAGCGGTGTTACGTACTTGCCCATCGGTTTGCGACGCTGACGCCATTATCGATCAGTGGGTCGAATCCAATCAGGGCTTATTGGAGAGATGGTTCCACATGCTTGCAGACTTTAAGACCTCGCAGACCCATGAGTTTGCGAAGTTCTCAGTCGC